The following are encoded together in the Lepidochelys kempii isolate rLepKem1 chromosome 7, rLepKem1.hap2, whole genome shotgun sequence genome:
- the EDEM1 gene encoding ER degradation-enhancing alpha-mannosidase-like protein 1 — protein sequence MQWRSLVLGLLLLRLGLHGLLWLVSALGPGLGFHHRFPFALPPRGAPDPPWLARAAGGEARAAGRCGRAHWGCLLRGGGGGGGPAGGDEYEKRYSGAFPPQLRAQLRDAARGMFAFGYDNYMRHAFPQDELNPVHCRGRGPDRADPSNLNINDVLGNYSLTLIDALDTLAVMGNSSEFQKAVKLVIDTVSFDTDSTVQVFEATIRVLGSLLSAHIIITDTKQPFGDMTIKDYDDELLHMARDLAVRLLPAFENTKTGIPYPRVNLKKGVPPDSNNETCTAGAGSLLVEFGILSRLLGDSTFEWVARRAVKALWSLRSNDTGLLGNVVNIQTGHWVGKQSGLGAGLDSFFEYLLKSYILFGEKEDLEMFNDAYRSIQNYLRRGREACNEGEGDPPLYVNVNMFSGQLMNTWIDSLQAFFPGLQVLIGDVEDAICLHAFYYAIWKRYGALPERYNWQLQAPDVLFYPLRPELVESTYLLYQATKNPYYLHVGMDILQSLEKYAKDKCGYATLHHVIEKSKEDRMESFFLSETCKYLYLLFDEENPVHKSGNKYMFTTEGHIVSVDKRFRDSLWQDTFPEEEERNAEKLKPNELKAMNSSSNCNRVPDERRYLLPLKSIYMRQIDQMVGLI from the exons ATGCAATGGCGGTCGCtggtgctgggcctgctgctgctgaggctgGGGCTCCACGGGCTGCTGTGGCTGGTGTCCGCGCTGGGGCCCGGCCTGGGCTTCCACCACCGCTTCCCCTTCGCCCTCCCGCCGCGCGGGGCCCCGGACCCGCCCTGGCTCGCGCGGGCCGCCGGCGGGGAGGCGCGGGCCGCGGGGCGCTGCGGGCGCGCCCACTGGGGCTGCCTGCTccggggaggcggcggcggcggcggcccggcCGGGGGCGATGAGTACGAGAAGCGCTACAGCGGCGCCTTCCCCCCGCAGCTGCGGGCCCAGCTCCGCGACGCGGCGCGCGGCATGTTCGCCTTCGGCTACGACAACTACATGCGGCACGCGTTCCCGCAGGACGAGCTGAACCCCGTGCACTGCCGCGGCCGGGGCCCCGACCGCGCCGACCC TTCAAATCTGAATATCAATGATGTCTTGGGAAACTACTCTCTAACTCTGATAGATGCACTGGATACCCTAGCG GTAATGGGAAATTCTTCAGAGTTCCAGAAGGCGGTGAAGTTAGTGATTGACACAGTCTCATTTGACACAGACTCTACAGTTCAAGTCTTTGAGGCAACAATCAG GGTTTTGGGAAGTCTGCTTTCTGCCCACATAATAATTACAGATACCAAGCAACCCTTTGGTGACATGACCATTAAAGATTATGATGATGAACTCTTACATATGGCTCGTGACCTGGCAGTGAGGCTGCTACCTGCCTTTGAGAACACCAAAACAGGAATTCCCTATCCTCGG GTGAATCTAAAGAAGGGAGTCCCTCCTGACAGCAATAATGAGACCTGTACTGCAGGAGCTGGCTCTTTGTTGGTGGAGTTTGGCATTCTTAGCCGGCTGCTTGGAGATTCCACATTTGAATGGGTGGCACGGCGAGCTGTTAAAGCACTGTGGAGTCTTAGGAGCAATGACACTGGACTATTAG GAAATGTCGTGAATATTCAAACTGGCCACTGGGTTGGAAAACAAAGTGGCTTAGGAGCGGGTTTGGACTCATTCTTTGAGTATCTATTGAAGTCTTACATCCTTTTTGGAGAAAAGGAAGACCTAGAGATGTTCAATGATGCATATCGAAGTATTCAGAACTACTTAAGAAGAGG ACGGGAAGCCTGTAATGAAGGTGAAGGAGACCCTCCTCTCTATGTTAACGTAAATATGTTCAGTGGGCAGCTGATGAACACCTGGATTGATTCCCTGCAAGCCTTTTTTCCTGGACTACAG GTTTTAATAGGAGATGTGGAAGATGCTATTTGTCTCCATGCCTTCTATTATGCCATATGGAAACGATATGGAGCTCTTCCAGAGAGATACAACTGGCAGTTACAGGCACCAGATGTCCTCTTCTATCCACTGAGGCCAGAGTTGGTGGAATCTACCTATCTTCTTTACCAG GCCACAAAGAATCCTTATTACCTTCATGTAGGCATGGATATTCTTCAGAGTCTGGAAAAATATGCAAAAGACAA GTGTGGCTATGCTACATTGCATCATGTCATAGAGAAGTCAAAAGAGGACCGGATGGAGAGcttctttctcagtgaaacatgTAAATATTTGTATCTG TTGTTTGATGAAGAGAATCCAGTGCACAAATCTGGAAATAAATATATGTTTACTACTGAGGGGCACATTGTGTCTGTGGATAAACGTTTTCGTGACTCGCTCTGGCAAGATACCTTCCCTGAAGAAGAGGAAAGGAATGCAGAAAAACTAAAGCCTAACGAATTAAAAGCCATGAACTCCAGTTCTAAC TGCAATAGGGTTCCTGATGAGAGAAGATATTTGTTGCCGCTGAAGAGTATTTACATGAGACAGATTGATCAGATGGTGGGTTTGATCTGA